A DNA window from Selenomonas sp. oral taxon 126 contains the following coding sequences:
- the nikC gene encoding nickel transporter permease has translation MMRDQLLFRIYTGIILLIVLVAICAPLISSYDPYESQIQNSLLPPSAEHYFGTDKLGRDIFTRILYGARISITMALTVVIISSGLGTLIGVISAYVGGKVDNVIMRLTDIFLAFPGIVLAIAIAGVLGGSAVNAVLAVVIVGWTKYARLARSMTLKVKQQDFLAAAITNGTRPIAMIRRHILPNIIPIIIVTAALDIGALMMELAGLSFLGFGAQPPTPEWGLMLNEGRQLIQTAPWLMIFPGLAIASVVAIFNLWGDSLRDIMDPRKAN, from the coding sequence ATGATGCGGGATCAACTGCTGTTTCGTATCTATACAGGCATCATCCTGTTGATTGTGCTTGTCGCCATCTGTGCGCCGCTGATCTCGTCATACGATCCGTATGAGTCGCAGATTCAGAATTCGCTCCTGCCGCCATCCGCTGAGCATTACTTTGGTACAGATAAGCTCGGGCGCGATATCTTTACGCGTATTCTCTACGGTGCGCGCATCTCGATTACGATGGCGCTCACAGTTGTCATCATCTCGTCCGGTCTTGGAACGCTGATCGGCGTTATCTCCGCCTATGTCGGCGGAAAAGTCGATAATGTGATCATGCGTCTGACCGATATTTTTCTCGCGTTTCCGGGCATTGTGCTTGCAATTGCGATTGCGGGTGTTCTCGGCGGGAGTGCAGTCAACGCAGTTCTTGCCGTTGTTATTGTAGGCTGGACAAAGTATGCGCGTCTTGCACGCAGTATGACGCTGAAGGTTAAGCAGCAGGATTTCCTAGCTGCTGCAATTACAAATGGTACACGACCGATTGCGATGATTCGTCGGCATATCCTGCCGAATATTATACCGATTATCATTGTGACTGCCGCACTCGACATCGGCGCACTCATGATGGAGCTTGCTGGGCTCTCCTTCCTCGGATTTGGCGCACAGCCGCCGACACCGGAATGGGGACTCATGCTGAATGAGGGACGTCAGCTGATTCAGACGGCACCCTGGCTTATGATTTTCCCAGGACTTGCAATTGCTTCTGTGGTTGCAATCTTTAATCTATGGGGAGATAGTCTGCGGGATATTATGGACCCGCGCAAGGCAAATTAA
- a CDS encoding ABC transporter substrate-binding protein, whose product FQSGEVDMAVNIAAGDLGLFNDTSKFHVDRIASLRTVLARINQKGILGDPKVRAAFISMTDRKAYNEVILKGTFIPGKAPVPPSLDYGFDQLTDPNAYNVDRAKQLLDEAGWKDTDGDGIRDKDGKPLSVDFIIYNSRAELPIYAEAVQADAKKVGIDVKVKSVDYNLLDKIGINGEYDLLISNITTANTGDPEIYLNWYWRTNVNGNNPQNGSGYSNPEYDALCAQLAVEFDRAKRRQLMIDMQQILLNDGAALFLGYPETNIVSSTKITGAIMHPADYYWITNKIKPAK is encoded by the coding sequence TTCCAGTCGGGAGAAGTCGATATGGCGGTCAACATCGCTGCAGGTGATCTTGGCCTCTTTAATGATACGTCGAAGTTCCATGTAGATCGTATCGCATCGCTGCGTACGGTTCTCGCACGCATTAATCAGAAGGGGATTCTCGGCGATCCGAAGGTACGCGCTGCATTTATCTCAATGACAGATCGCAAGGCATACAATGAGGTAATCCTGAAGGGAACGTTCATCCCGGGCAAGGCTCCGGTTCCGCCCTCTCTCGACTATGGCTTCGATCAGCTCACCGACCCGAATGCATACAATGTCGACCGTGCAAAGCAGCTTCTCGACGAGGCAGGCTGGAAGGATACGGATGGCGATGGCATCCGTGATAAGGACGGCAAACCGCTGTCTGTGGACTTTATCATCTACAACAGCCGTGCAGAGCTGCCGATCTATGCAGAGGCAGTACAGGCAGATGCCAAGAAGGTCGGTATCGACGTAAAGGTAAAGTCTGTCGATTACAATTTGCTCGACAAAATTGGGATCAATGGCGAGTACGATCTTCTGATTTCCAACATCACCACAGCGAATACAGGCGATCCTGAGATCTATCTCAATTGGTACTGGCGCACAAACGTGAACGGCAACAACCCGCAGAACGGCTCAGGATACAGCAACCCAGAATATGATGCACTTTGCGCACAGCTTGCTGTTGAGTTTGACCGTGCAAAGCGCCGTCAACTGATGATCGATATGCAGCAGATTCTGCTGAATGATGGAGCTGCATTGTTCCTCGGCTACCCCGAGACGAACATTGTCAGCTCGACAAAGATCACGGGCGCGATTATGCATCCGGCAGACTACTACTGGATCACAAACAAGATCAAACCTGCAAAGTAA
- the nikB gene encoding nickel ABC transporter permease: MSAKAILMRLVQMVFTLLGVSFLTFSLTFIAPGDPVDAILETGDTIVSQETIEQTRHELGLDRPFHEQYLSWLNGVVHGDMGRSYSAKIPVQDKLLQNLPGTLFLAGTAIVMMLIISLPAGVISALYRNRWPDQVIRFFTFLGVSMPSFWVGLILLYVFGLKLGLFPIAGGEVSLDRMILPAFTLAILLSSKYTRQVRTAVLEELGQDYVTGLKARGMSMTRILLRHVLPNAFLPLITLLGLAIGWLLGGVAVIEIVFSWPGIGRVAVRAIEARDYPLLQGFVLWIATLYMFVNLIVDISYAYLDPRLRKGAKA; the protein is encoded by the coding sequence TTGAGTGCAAAAGCAATCCTGATGCGTTTGGTGCAGATGGTCTTTACACTGCTGGGCGTTAGTTTCTTGACGTTCAGTCTGACCTTTATTGCGCCGGGCGATCCTGTGGATGCAATTCTCGAAACAGGTGATACGATTGTCTCGCAGGAGACGATTGAACAGACACGCCACGAGTTGGGGCTGGATCGACCGTTCCACGAACAGTATCTCAGTTGGCTGAACGGTGTGGTACACGGAGATATGGGGCGTTCCTACTCGGCAAAAATTCCGGTACAGGATAAACTCTTGCAGAATCTGCCGGGAACACTTTTTCTTGCGGGAACGGCAATCGTGATGATGCTGATCATCTCACTTCCGGCAGGAGTTATCTCAGCACTCTATCGTAATCGGTGGCCGGATCAAGTCATACGATTCTTCACCTTTCTCGGTGTCTCCATGCCGAGCTTCTGGGTGGGACTTATTCTGCTCTATGTATTTGGTCTGAAGCTTGGACTTTTCCCGATTGCAGGCGGCGAGGTCAGCCTTGATCGTATGATTCTCCCTGCCTTTACACTTGCCATCCTGCTGTCGTCGAAGTATACGCGTCAGGTACGTACGGCGGTGCTTGAGGAGCTCGGACAGGACTACGTCACAGGGCTCAAGGCGCGCGGCATGTCGATGACACGCATCCTCCTTCGTCACGTTCTGCCGAATGCGTTCCTGCCGCTCATCACACTGCTCGGCCTTGCCATCGGCTGGCTGCTCGGCGGTGTCGCCGTTATCGAGATCGTATTCTCGTGGCCGGGCATCGGACGTGTTGCAGTGCGTGCGATCGAAGCGCGCGACTATCCGCTCCTGCAGGGCTTTGTCCTCTGGATTGCAACGCTCTATATGTTTGTGAACCTCATCGTTGATATATCCTATGCGTATCTTGATCCGAGACTCAGGAAGGGGGCGAAAGCATGA
- a CDS encoding ABC transporter substrate-binding protein: MGKKKKWLSALLAGCMAAALLTGCGGGQSAGDKTTLKVGVTNFADSLEPTENAFGWVVMRYGMGETLTQFDEKMNIQPWLAESWEISDDKLTWTFKIRDVKFSNGRPLTAEAVKASLERAFAKNTRAATFFTYTNMTADGQILKITTDKPAPSMLGYLADPLFLIVDVESEKERNFATQGPICTGPYVCESFVKEKAVMKKNPNYWGGEVPYETVEIPSIDDPNTRAMALPSGEVDMAV, from the coding sequence ATGGGAAAGAAAAAGAAGTGGCTCAGCGCACTGCTGGCCGGCTGCATGGCAGCTGCACTGCTGACGGGATGCGGCGGCGGTCAGTCGGCAGGGGACAAGACGACGCTGAAGGTCGGTGTGACGAACTTTGCAGACTCGCTCGAACCGACGGAAAATGCCTTCGGATGGGTCGTCATGCGCTACGGCATGGGCGAGACACTAACTCAGTTTGATGAGAAAATGAATATCCAGCCGTGGCTTGCTGAGAGCTGGGAAATCAGCGATGACAAGCTGACGTGGACATTTAAGATTCGCGATGTCAAATTCTCGAACGGGCGCCCACTTACGGCAGAGGCGGTCAAAGCATCACTTGAGCGTGCGTTTGCAAAGAATACACGCGCAGCAACATTCTTCACGTATACAAATATGACTGCAGACGGGCAGATACTCAAGATTACAACGGATAAACCTGCACCGAGCATGCTCGGCTACCTTGCAGATCCGCTTTTTCTCATTGTCGACGTTGAGAGTGAGAAGGAGCGCAACTTCGCAACGCAGGGTCCCATCTGCACGGGGCCCTATGTATGCGAGTCCTTCGTGAAGGAAAAGGCCGTCATGAAGAAGAACCCGAACTATTGGGGTGGCGAAGTGCCTTATGAGACGGTCGAGATCCCGTCGATCGACGATCCGAACACGCGCGCAATGGCACTCCCGTCGGGAGAAGTCGATATGGCGGTCA